The following nucleotide sequence is from Mytilus edulis chromosome 13, xbMytEdul2.2, whole genome shotgun sequence.
TCTTCTTTGTAACGTTATAATATTGGTTGAACGTGTATTGTTACACCCTTGGCACGGGAAAATTGCTCGCTTGATAGCAAGCTGTACGATATGAATTGTGCTCACTGTTGAATAACATCGTATAGAGAGCAGCTTAATTGCTTAAGTGACCTGAAGTGTTTGACCTaggtttttaataaaaatttgtctcattggaatGCAAATAAAAGTCTACCTATTTTATATCTAGAGTTAACAACATATTATAAAGTAGTATAAAGAATAAGCAGTCATATATATGTACTGATCAATCTGGCACAGAAATCAAAAAATTCTTTTCTTTCTCatcaataataaaaatttattaaattgaatatCAGCAATTGTCTTTTATTCCTTCACTATTGTCTTTGTCAATATTACAAATGCCATCGCGAGTGACTCCGTCGAATGAATGGTTGCTATGGTACAAAGGTCGACTAGTACGaactacttttttttcaatttcttcatCATCCGATTGTTTTTGATAGCGCCCTTGTTTCCGGTTAAGAATTAATGCGCATACAGAAAATGTCAGGACAATCGTGCCAAACACAGCACCAACTGTAAAAGCTACTATTGTCATAGTCCTCTTTTCAGAAATGTATTCACAGTTTCCTTCTGATAATATAATTCtaaaaaacaagaaatacataATATTTGTATCAAATAATACAATTCAGTacgctttttttatttttattaatttttgaatgtATAAAATTACCGTACCTAATAGCATTTTATTGTCGGCAGCCAAGGCCAGAGGAAACTTTTATGTTAAACATCAAAATAAGCACGTATAGTATATTCGTATATTTCACGAATGAAAGTCAGACTGCTATTCTTATAAGTCTGGATGAGGTATGATTAATGTATCCCCTTTTTATCAAAAGTACAGTAGTAGTTATCTATTATAATATATTAGTACAACAAATATCAAGCGGACGATTCGTAGGCTTCAATTATAGTTTTCCCCGCATTCGGATTCTATACACAAATAACCTTCCATCGATACCTCCATTCGTCGATATATCTTTTCGTTAATTTCGATTATCGGGAGTTTCACATTCGTAACGATATAGTCCCCTGTTTAACGTGTTAGAAAAAAAGGAGGACAAAATTTGCAACATAAATTATAGACAAAACAGTCATTCAAAAGGGGAAACAACTCTTTATGTTCAATGAAAAGATGCtatcaatcggcaatcctcggtagaatccgctactctccttctgtCGTTAGATGAAGTTAACAAATAACCTTAAATCGATACCTCAATATGTCGATATGTCTTTTCGCTAATTTAAATTATCAGGGGTTTCAAATTCGTAAGGATATCGTCCCTTGTCTCACGTTTAGAAATAAAGGAGGTCAAAATTTGCAACATGAATAATGCATGAAACAGTCATTTAAAAGGGATACAACTCTTCCTATTCTAGCAAAAGATGATATCAATCGGCAACCCTCGGGTGAATCCGCTACTTTCCTTCTGTCGTTTAATAAAGGTTCGGAATCGGCCAAGTTGTGACGAATGTAGATGCTTACTTATATTGTGTTATCATTTCTTTTAATATGTCATAATACTTTCCATCGGACAGATCCGattcaatcggcaatcctcgggcgaagccgctactctccttctatagTTAGATGAAGGTACgaaatcggccgagttgtgacgaatgaagATGCTTACTTATATTGTGTTATCATTTCTTTTAATACTTCATAATACTTTCCATCGGACAGATCAGATTCAATGATATCGTGGACTTGATCGATACAATCTTCTGTAAGAATCTTATCGGCAGTCGTTCCTGCTTCTGTGTATACCTACAAAGGAGAAAACAAATTACACGGATGTAACATCGCATATTTTAGAATATAATTTATAGCTATTTATTATGAGGGGAGATAAATCCTTCGTTTTGTTATAATCTCGAGATTAATGAAATGTCTTTCCATTGGTTATTAGTTTCAATA
It contains:
- the LOC139501093 gene encoding uncharacterized protein isoform X2 — protein: MQFYLLNKVRHCKTSWICDPNAFLSSQQADELDSIVKTVAESGKCSCQNCTSTDGYNISIALVPSLKPSMTSLKVSAVDFIHFIRDSWNFQKCDNDIVILLSKDDRKVYTEAGTTADKILTEDCIDQVHDIIESDLSDGKYYEVLKEMITQYKIILSEGNCEYISEKRTMTIVAFTVGAVFGTIVLTFSVCALILNRKQGRYQKQSDDEEIEKKVVRTSRPLYHSNHSFDGVTRDGICNIDKDNSEGIKDNC